From the Methanoculleus caldifontis genome, the window CGATCTCATCGGCACCTTCCTCCACGGCCTTCCGGATCTGCTGGTTTAGGGGAGTGTAGTGTACTCCTTTCGCATCGATCGTGACCTGTTTTGTCATTGTTTGCTCACGCTCCCACCGTTCTGGCGTCGGGAAGATCGGGGAGACATTCGTCCGGCATAGGGCACCGGTGGTCCGTTCTGCTGCCGTTCTTTATGGCTCTGCCCGGTATAGTTGTGTCAGCAGGTATTTATCTCGTCGGGTAGAAGTAGATTTCCACATGTCCCGTGATCCCACTTCTGCGATGCTTGAGCGTATCGAACAGGACAACGTCCGATTCCTCCGGTTGCAGTTCACCGACCTTCTCGGCATGCCCAAGAACGTCGCCATCCCGGCCAAGCAGGCCGAGAAAGCCCTGACCGGCGGTATCGGGTTTGACGGGTCGTCGATCGAAGGGTTCGTCCGGATCGAGGAGTCCGATATGATCCTCAAGCCCGACCCCGCCACCTACACCCTCCTCCCCTGGCAGCCCCGGGAGTGTGCGGAAGCACGCTTCGTCTGCGACGTCTACAAGGCCAACGGCAGCCCGTTCGAGGGCGACCCGCGCTACGTCCTCCGGAAAGCGCTGGAGGACGCGGCAAAAGACGGCTACGTCTTCAACACCGGGCCCGAACTGGAGTTCTTCCTCTTCAAGATGGTCGACGGCCGGCCGAGCACCCAGTTCCAGGACGTCGGCGGCTACTTCGACCTCGCCCCGACCGACCTTGCCGAGGACGTCCGGCGCGAGATCATCCTCGGTCTCACCGAGATGGGGTTCGAGATCGAGGCGTCCCACCACGAGGTCGCCGAGAGCCAGCACGAGATCGACTTCAAGTACAGCGACGCCCTCCATACCGCCGACAGCGTCATCACCTTCAAATTCGCCACCAAGACGATGGCGCTGATGCGCGGCCTGCACGCGTGCTTCATGGCCAAGCCCATCTACGGTATCTGCGGGAGCGGGATGCACGTGAACTGCTCGCTCGCGAAGGATGGGAAGAATGCCTTCTATGACGCGGATGCCCCCCTCCAGCTCTCCGAGACCTGCATGCACTTCATCGGCGGGCTGCTCAAGCATGCGCCGGCGATCACCCGGAGCGCGAACCCGACGATCAACTCCTACAAACGGCTCGTCCCCGGCTACGAGGCGCCCTGCTACATCTGCTGGAGTGCGAGCAACCGGTCGACCCTGGTCCGGGTCCCGGCGCCCCGCGGCAACAGCACCCGCGTCGAATTCCGCAGCCCCGACCCGACCTGCAACCCCTACCTCGCCTTCGCCGCGATGCTCACCGCCGGCATGGACGGGGTCCGGAACGGGATCGAGCCCCCGGCCGGCGTCAGTCAGAACATCTATCACATGACGGCCGCCGAACGGGGCCGTGACGGGATCGCGACCCTGCCCGGGGACCTCAACGAGGCTCACCACGCCCTCCTCGCCGACGACCTCATCTGCAAGGCCCTCGGCCCCCACGTCGTTGAGGCGCTCACGAACGTCGCGAACGCCGAGTGGGATGCCTACCGGACGGCGGTCCACCCCTGGGAACTCGACCGCTACCTGGCAACATACTAACCTTT encodes:
- the glnA gene encoding type I glutamate--ammonia ligase; its protein translation is MSRDPTSAMLERIEQDNVRFLRLQFTDLLGMPKNVAIPAKQAEKALTGGIGFDGSSIEGFVRIEESDMILKPDPATYTLLPWQPRECAEARFVCDVYKANGSPFEGDPRYVLRKALEDAAKDGYVFNTGPELEFFLFKMVDGRPSTQFQDVGGYFDLAPTDLAEDVRREIILGLTEMGFEIEASHHEVAESQHEIDFKYSDALHTADSVITFKFATKTMALMRGLHACFMAKPIYGICGSGMHVNCSLAKDGKNAFYDADAPLQLSETCMHFIGGLLKHAPAITRSANPTINSYKRLVPGYEAPCYICWSASNRSTLVRVPAPRGNSTRVEFRSPDPTCNPYLAFAAMLTAGMDGVRNGIEPPAGVSQNIYHMTAAERGRDGIATLPGDLNEAHHALLADDLICKALGPHVVEALTNVANAEWDAYRTAVHPWELDRYLATY